In the Anaerolineae bacterium genome, GCGTCTTAACCTCATTTTAGCGGCCATCGCCAGCTTTTACCTTGCCATTATAGCCTATTTCCTGTATGCTTCGGTTCCTCTTGCCCCGGTAGGCGCAGATTACATAATCTTCTGGAGCGCGGGTTATGTTGCGAATTTCATGGGTTACGACAGGATATACGACCTTGACCTTCTCACAAAAGTGCAGGTCGCCTTTGTTCCTGTGTTGAAAGACCTTGATTTTCCTCTCATTTTCTTTTACTTGCCGGCTTTCGTTTTGCCTTTTCAGGCTTTTGCTCTCCTGCCTCCGGTGCTGAGTTTTCTTCTGTGGTCCCTTCTTAACTTTTTAGCTCTGGTCCTTTACCTTGCATTTTTTGCCCGGAAAGCCTCGGCTTCAGAAAAAGGGCTGTTAGTCATGCTTCTTCTTTCTCTCCCGGTTTTCTACAATTTCTTCTGGGGGCAGGTTAACGTCTGGCTTGTCATCTGCGTTGGGGAGTTCATGCGGGCTTTATGGGAAGATAGGCCCTGGAAAGCTGGAGCTTGGCTTGCCGGGTTGCTTTTANNNNNNNNNNNNNNNNNNNNNNNNNNNNNNNNNNNNNNNNNNNNNNNNNNNNNNNNNNNNNNNNNNNNNNNNNNNNNNNNNNNNNNNNNNNNNNNNNTCTGCGTTGGGGAGTTCATGCGGGCTTTATGGGAAGATAGGCCCTGGAAAGCTGGAGCTTGGCTTGCCGGGTTGCTTTTGAAACCGCAAACTCTGGTTTTGATTTTGCCTGCTCTGGTTCTGGCCAGAAAGTTCAGAGTGATTGTAGGATTTGTTCTGACCTTTCTGGCTCTGCTTCTGCTTTCATGGCTCATAAGCGGTCCCGAAGGATTCAAAGGGATGCTCAGCCTCTGGCTTAAAGCTGGAACGTATGGTTTTGAAACAGGGGTGGAGTGCATGATGAACTGGCGTGCGCTTGGTATGTATCTGGACGCTTTGGTTTTTCCCTTGGGACGGGTTGTAGCGGGGTTTGGGATGGCTTTTACAGCGGCTTTAGTCCTTTACCTGTGGGTGGGATTTCGCCCGCGGGATGAAAAAGCCATTTCCATCCCTCTTCTGGGGACCATTGCGGGCACAATGGCTTTTACCTGGCATTCGCACTATCACACAGCCATGCTTCTTCTGCCTCCTTTGATAAGCCTTGCTGGGGTTATGCCTTCGAGGCTTATGAGGGCATGGGTGTTAGCTCCGCCGGTGACCCTGTTTATGGTTTATGTTACTGGTGCTCTTTTTGTTTTAGCTGGTGGAACCTTGCCGGAATCTTTTGGTTGTCCAATTTTTCTGGTCCTTTTTCTTGTCCTTCACCTTTGGTTACTTTTGTGGGCTGTAGAACAAAAAAGAAAGGCGATCGGCTCTTAGGCCAATCGCCCTCCCTTATTTTCGCTGGCTTCAAAGGCTCACCGGGCCTTCGGGATTTCTTTCACTATTACTGCTTTGTTAGCTTCAAGCTCCTCCGGTGCCACGTCTTCGGCCGTCAGGAAAAGCGCTTTGTTCCCGTGACAGCTGTTGCAGGTCTTAGTCTGAGGAGCATTGCGGACGATGTTGTGAGGTGTGGTGTATTTCCAGGTAGGCACAGCGTTGAAGTTCGGTAGGAGATTTTCTCCGTAAGTAGCAAAGGTATCCGGCGTAACAGGCACATGGCGCAGAAGCACATACTTGTAAGGCCGTTCCTCTGTGGGATTGGGGTTGAGGCCTATCTTGAAGGTCATCTTGGATGGAGCACTCCTGAAAGTGGGCATGCCTTCTTTGATTATGACGTGGCAACCGTAGCAGCTCTTATAAGGCCCGGAGACATGGCATACGTAGCAATCCACTTTGCCGTCGTGGATGACGTGATGTTTTATGCCATCTTTACCACCTTTAACATCAGGGTGGCAATCCAGACAAGAAGGCACAGGCTTGCCATCATAGCGGTGAGCATACTGGGTTCCATCACCATGGAAATTGGTGATGCGGTGGCAGTTGAAGCAGTTCATTCCAGCCCTTTCCCAGTGCACGCTCCCGGGGATCCCTTCATTCAAGCCCATGTATTCAGCACCAACGCGGGCGCTGTGGCAGGAAAGGCAGGTATCACGAATGGAGACTATTTTCTTAACCAGGTGGCCTTTGATCAGCCCACCGCCGGCAAAAATGGGGCGGCTTATGTGACAGTGAGAGCAATCGGCGTGGCAGTAAGCGCAATGGTTCTGGTAAGCTTTTTGCATGTTGGGGTTAGTGAAGTCTGCACCACGGGCTTCAAGGACTGTAATGTAACCATGGAGCCCTCTGTGCAGGGAAGTCTCTGCTGTCTTAGCAATCTCCCCGTGGCAATCGGCGCATTTTTCGGTGGGGTTTTTGACTATGCCTTTATGAGCTTCTTTTTTATCCTGAGTGCCAGCCACACCGCCGTGGCAGCCGATGCAATTGTAAGAATTGTGGATATCCTCCAGGAAGCTTTTGTCTACCAATACTTTTTGCCAGACCTCCAACGGAGGCGGAGGGGCAGCTCAGCCTTCCCCCTCGGGTGCAGGCTTTTTGGGTGGTGGTTCGGCCACCGCCTTTAAAGCTTCAGCGTCGGTGTGACACGCAACGCAGTTATCAGCACTGGGAGGGGGTGTTGGAGTTGGAGGAATTGCGGGGGTTGGGGTCGGGGTGGGGGGTAGTGGGGTGAAGGTAGGGGTTGGTGGTGGGGTGGCCACTACGGTGGTTGGTGGGACAGGAGCTATCGGCGTGGGGGTAGGAGCACAGGCTACCACCAGGAAGATAG is a window encoding:
- a CDS encoding glycosyltransferase 87 family protein, which translates into the protein CVGEFMRALWEDRPWKAGAWLAGLLLKPQTLVLILPALVLARKFRVIVGFVLTFLALLLLSWLISGPEGFKGMLSLWLKAGTYGFETGVECMMNWRALGMYLDALVFPLGRVVAGFGMAFTAALVLYLWVGFRPRDEKAISIPLLGTIAGTMAFTWHSHYHTAMLLLPPLISLAGVMPSRLMRAWVLAPPVTLFMVYVTGALFVLAGGTLPESFGCPIFLVLFLVLHLWLLLWAVEQKRKAIGS
- a CDS encoding DUF2029 domain-containing protein, whose translation is MRIPFRNLGARERLNLILAAIASFYLAIIAYFLYASVPLAPVGADYIIFWSAGYVANFMGYDRIYDLDLLTKVQVAFVPVLKDLDFPLIFFYLPAFVLPFQAFALLPPVLSFLLWSLLNFLALVLYLAFFARKASASEKGLLVMLLLSLPVFYNFFWGQVNVWLVICVGEFMRALWEDRPWKAGAWLAGLLL